Proteins from a single region of Sesamum indicum cultivar Zhongzhi No. 13 linkage group LG5, S_indicum_v1.0, whole genome shotgun sequence:
- the LOC105162462 gene encoding adenylyl-sulfate kinase 3 encodes MATMGNSTNIFWHECPVSKVDRQKLLNQQGCIVWITGLSGSGKSTLACSLGRQLHCRGKLSYVLDGDNLRHGLNKNLGFTPEDRTENIRRVGEVAKLFADAGLICIASLISPYRKDRDSCRALLPEKFIEVFLNMPLELCEGRDPKGLYKLARAGKIKGFTGIDDPYETPLNCEIEIRQEDGNCPTPNEMAGQVVSYLEDKGYLEA; translated from the exons ATGGCTACTATGGGCAATTCAACTAACATCTTCTGGCATGAATGTCCTGTCTCCAAGGTTGATAGGCAAAAGCTGCTCAATCAACAGGGCTGCATTGTATGGATCACTGGTCTAAGTGGATCAG GGAAAAGCACGCTAGCATGCTCACTGGGTAGACAATTGCACTGCCGGGGAAAACTCTCGTATGTCCTCGATGGTGACAACCTTAGGCATGGTCTAAACAAGAATCTAGGTTTTACACCAGAAGATCGGACTGAAAATATACGCAGGGTTG GGGAAGTTGCCAAGCTCTTTGCTGATGCTGGGTTAATTTGCATTGCTAGTTTGATATCTCCATATCGTAAAGACCGTGATTCTTGTCGTGCATTATTGCCAGAAAAGTTTATTGAG GTTTTCTTAAACATGCCTCTAGAGTTGTGTGAAGGAAGGGATCCCAAAGGCCTTTACAAACTTGCACGAGCTGGGAAGATCAAAG GATTTACAGGAATAGATGATCCTTATGAAACTCCTTTGAACTGTGAG ATTGAGATACGACAAGAAGATGGAAATTGCCCTACACCTAATGAGATGGCTGGGCAGGTGGTCTCATACTTGGAAGACAAAGGATATCTGGAAGCTTAG
- the LOC105162463 gene encoding uncharacterized protein LOC105162463 isoform X1 → MKRSFVVQQVARSRTPCFLSPSISSTFSSSSSYCFINGNNKTPSLLSRSPTFPFKSQIRRASLSPLNQNASDVKDDVNVFQLIQAHQEKAARLPPIEEIRTLLHYSLRGVLSTFSLKYAGYPSGSTVDFACDAYGSPLLAVSNLAVHTKDLLANPKCSLLVARDPEDRTDLVIIVHGDAIQVNESDKEAIRTAYLTRHPDAFWVDFGDFQFLRIEPRVVRYVSGVATALLGSGEFSNDEFRTAKVDPIYQFSKPIASHMNKDHAEDTRLIVQHSTSVPVEYAYMLDIDSLGFNVKAGYEGKSMKLRIPFTRRAADRKDVKTLIVEMLQAAKNQSS, encoded by the exons ATGAAGAGGAGTTTTGTAGTACAGCAAGTGGCTCGCAGTCGCACTCCATGTTTCCTCTCTCCTTCCATTTCTTcgactttttcttcttcctcctcctacTGCTTTATTAATGGTAACAATAAAACTCCTTCGCTCCTCTCTCGCTCTCCTACTTTCCCGTTCAAATCTCAAATACGGAGGGCTTCCCTATCCCCACTCAATCag AATGCTTCCGATGTAAAGGATGATGTCAATGTCTTTCAACTCATCCAAGCTCACCAG GAAAAAGCAGCTAGGCTGCCTCCTATAGAGGAAATTAGGACACTTCTCCATTACAGCTTACGCGGAGTCCTCTCCACTTTCTCCCTG AAGTATGCGGGATATCCATCAGGGTCCACGGTAGACTTTGCTTGCGATGCTTATGGATCTCCTTTGTTAGCAGTTAGTAACTTGGCGGTTCATACAAAG GACCTTTTAGCAAATCCCAAATGCTCATTGCTTGTAGCAAGGGATCCCGAGGACAGGACCGACCTAGTTATTATAGTGCATGGTGATGCTATTCAA GTTAATGAATCGGATAAGGAAGCTATACGTACTGCATATTTGACAAGACATCCTGATGCATTTTGG GTTGACTTTGGTGACTTCCAATTTCTGCGTATTGAACCTAGAGTTGTTAGATATGTCTCGGGAGTTGCAACAGCTTTGTTAGGATCAGGAG AATTCAGCAACGATGAATTTAGAACCGCAAAAGTGGATcctatatatcaattttccaAGCCTATAGCG TCTCACATGAACAAAGATCATGCAGAAGATACAAGGCTGATCGTGCAACACTCTACATCTGTCCCG GTGGAATATGCATACATGCTGGACATAGACAGTCTGGGTTTCAATGTGAAG GCTGGGTATGAAGGGAAGAGTATGAAGCTCCGAATTCCTTTTACAAGGCGTGCTGCAGATAGAAA GGATGTGAAGACACTGATAGTAGAAATGCTTCAGGCTGCCAAAAACCAAAGCAGTTGA
- the LOC105162463 gene encoding uncharacterized protein LOC105162463 isoform X2 — protein sequence MKRSFVVQQVARSRTPCFLSPSISSTFSSSSSYCFINGNNKTPSLLSRSPTFPFKSQIRRASLSPLNQNASDVKDDVNVFQLIQAHQEKAARLPPIEEIRTLLHYSLRGVLSTFSLKYAGYPSGSTVDFACDAYGSPLLAVSNLAVHTKDLLANPKCSLLVARDPEDRTDLVIIVHGDAIQVNESDKEAIRTAYLTRHPDAFWVDFGDFQFLRIEPRVVRYVSGVATALLGSGEFSNDEFRTAKVDPIYQFSKPIASHMNKDHAEDTRLIVQHSTSVPAGYEGKSMKLRIPFTRRAADRKDVKTLIVEMLQAAKNQSS from the exons ATGAAGAGGAGTTTTGTAGTACAGCAAGTGGCTCGCAGTCGCACTCCATGTTTCCTCTCTCCTTCCATTTCTTcgactttttcttcttcctcctcctacTGCTTTATTAATGGTAACAATAAAACTCCTTCGCTCCTCTCTCGCTCTCCTACTTTCCCGTTCAAATCTCAAATACGGAGGGCTTCCCTATCCCCACTCAATCag AATGCTTCCGATGTAAAGGATGATGTCAATGTCTTTCAACTCATCCAAGCTCACCAG GAAAAAGCAGCTAGGCTGCCTCCTATAGAGGAAATTAGGACACTTCTCCATTACAGCTTACGCGGAGTCCTCTCCACTTTCTCCCTG AAGTATGCGGGATATCCATCAGGGTCCACGGTAGACTTTGCTTGCGATGCTTATGGATCTCCTTTGTTAGCAGTTAGTAACTTGGCGGTTCATACAAAG GACCTTTTAGCAAATCCCAAATGCTCATTGCTTGTAGCAAGGGATCCCGAGGACAGGACCGACCTAGTTATTATAGTGCATGGTGATGCTATTCAA GTTAATGAATCGGATAAGGAAGCTATACGTACTGCATATTTGACAAGACATCCTGATGCATTTTGG GTTGACTTTGGTGACTTCCAATTTCTGCGTATTGAACCTAGAGTTGTTAGATATGTCTCGGGAGTTGCAACAGCTTTGTTAGGATCAGGAG AATTCAGCAACGATGAATTTAGAACCGCAAAAGTGGATcctatatatcaattttccaAGCCTATAGCG TCTCACATGAACAAAGATCATGCAGAAGATACAAGGCTGATCGTGCAACACTCTACATCTGTCCCG GCTGGGTATGAAGGGAAGAGTATGAAGCTCCGAATTCCTTTTACAAGGCGTGCTGCAGATAGAAA GGATGTGAAGACACTGATAGTAGAAATGCTTCAGGCTGCCAAAAACCAAAGCAGTTGA